The proteins below come from a single Chryseobacterium bernardetii genomic window:
- a CDS encoding 3-hydroxyacyl-CoA dehydrogenase/enoyl-CoA hydratase family protein, with translation MKRRIKHVTVLGSGIMGSGIAAHFANIGVEVSLLDIVPFELTEAEQKKGLTKEDKAVRNRIAAENFEKLKKASPALLYSPKFADRIKIGNFDDDLPKIKNTDWIIEVVVERLDIKKSVYEKIEQFRKPGTLISSNTSGIPIHLLTEGRSEDFKKYFAGTHFFNPVRYLPLLEIIPTNDTDPEIIDFYMNYGAKFLGKTTVLAKDTPAFIANRIGVFSMMDLLHNVQKLGLTVSDVDKLTGPVIGRPKSATFRTADVVGLDTLVMVANGVRQSGAEANDFNDVFALPGYIQKMMDNKWLGSKTEQGFYKKVKNAEGKSEIHGLNLDTLEYELQGKSSFPTLELTKSIDKPIDRFKVLIGGKDKAGELYRKSLGALFAYVSHKVPEISDEVYKIDDAMRAGFGWENGPFEIWDAVGVQKGIELAKDAGYEVSDWVKNVETFYKVNDEGQSIYVDKNSGAYNKIPGQDAFIILDNIRKNKTLWSNSGSAILDLGDGIINFEIRSKMNSLGGEVLDGLNRAIDLAEKEYDGLVVGNQGANFSVGANLAMILMMAIEQDWDDLNMAIAYFQKSMMRVRYSSIPVVVAPHGMTLGGGCEMTMHADRVVAAAETYIGLVETGVGVIPGGGGTKELTLRTSREFHSDDVKNNRLRDAFMNIAMGKVATSAYEAYDMGILEKGKDIVSVSKNRQIAEAKKVAKLLAEQGYTQPIEQKVKVLGKDALGMFYVGTDQMLTGKYISEHDKKIADKLANVMVGGNLSEPTVVTEQYLLNLERETFLQLCGERKTLERIQYMLQNGKPLRN, from the coding sequence ATGAAAAGAAGAATCAAACATGTAACGGTTCTTGGTTCAGGAATTATGGGTAGCGGTATCGCAGCTCACTTCGCCAATATTGGTGTGGAAGTGTCACTTTTAGATATTGTGCCCTTTGAATTAACTGAAGCTGAACAGAAAAAAGGTTTGACTAAAGAAGACAAGGCTGTAAGAAACAGAATTGCTGCCGAAAACTTCGAAAAACTGAAAAAAGCCAGCCCTGCACTTCTTTATTCACCAAAGTTTGCAGATAGAATCAAAATCGGAAATTTCGATGATGATCTGCCCAAAATTAAAAATACAGACTGGATCATTGAAGTAGTAGTTGAAAGACTTGATATCAAAAAGTCCGTATACGAAAAGATTGAACAGTTCAGAAAACCCGGAACATTGATTTCTTCCAATACTTCAGGGATTCCTATCCACTTATTAACGGAAGGAAGAAGTGAAGATTTCAAAAAATACTTTGCAGGGACACACTTCTTCAACCCGGTAAGATACCTTCCTCTTCTTGAGATTATCCCAACAAATGATACAGATCCGGAAATCATCGATTTCTACATGAACTATGGAGCTAAATTCTTAGGCAAAACAACCGTTTTAGCAAAAGATACTCCAGCATTCATCGCAAACAGAATCGGAGTATTCTCTATGATGGATCTGCTTCACAATGTACAAAAATTAGGACTTACAGTTTCTGATGTTGATAAATTAACAGGACCTGTAATCGGACGTCCAAAATCTGCGACTTTCAGAACAGCTGACGTTGTAGGTCTTGATACGTTGGTAATGGTAGCCAACGGAGTTCGCCAAAGCGGTGCTGAAGCCAATGACTTCAACGATGTATTTGCTCTTCCTGGCTATATCCAGAAAATGATGGATAATAAATGGCTAGGTTCAAAAACAGAGCAGGGATTCTATAAAAAAGTGAAAAACGCAGAAGGAAAATCTGAAATTCACGGATTGAATCTTGATACATTGGAATATGAACTTCAAGGAAAATCATCATTCCCTACTTTAGAATTAACAAAATCTATTGATAAACCCATCGATAGATTCAAGGTATTGATCGGCGGCAAAGATAAAGCCGGTGAACTATACAGAAAATCACTGGGAGCATTATTCGCGTATGTTTCTCATAAGGTTCCTGAAATTTCTGATGAAGTTTACAAAATTGACGATGCCATGAGAGCTGGATTCGGATGGGAAAACGGTCCGTTTGAGATCTGGGATGCCGTAGGTGTTCAGAAAGGTATTGAACTGGCTAAAGATGCAGGATACGAAGTTTCTGACTGGGTTAAAAATGTAGAAACTTTCTATAAAGTTAATGATGAAGGACAAAGTATTTATGTTGATAAAAATTCAGGAGCGTACAACAAAATTCCTGGACAAGATGCCTTCATTATCCTTGATAACATCAGGAAAAACAAAACGCTTTGGAGCAATTCAGGTTCAGCCATTCTTGATTTAGGTGATGGTATTATCAACTTTGAAATCCGTTCTAAAATGAACTCTCTGGGAGGCGAAGTCCTTGATGGATTAAACAGAGCGATTGATTTAGCTGAAAAAGAATACGACGGATTGGTAGTAGGAAACCAGGGAGCCAACTTCTCTGTAGGGGCTAACCTTGCCATGATCCTGATGATGGCTATTGAGCAGGATTGGGATGATTTGAATATGGCGATTGCTTACTTCCAGAAATCGATGATGAGAGTACGATACTCCTCTATTCCTGTAGTTGTAGCTCCTCACGGAATGACCCTGGGAGGTGGGTGTGAAATGACAATGCACGCAGACAGAGTGGTTGCCGCAGCAGAAACATACATCGGCCTGGTTGAAACCGGCGTGGGTGTAATTCCTGGTGGTGGTGGTACTAAAGAACTTACTTTAAGAACTTCCAGAGAATTCCACAGCGATGATGTTAAAAACAACAGACTTCGTGATGCTTTCATGAACATCGCTATGGGTAAAGTAGCTACTTCCGCTTATGAAGCTTACGATATGGGAATCCTTGAAAAAGGAAAAGATATTGTTTCCGTAAGCAAAAACAGACAGATTGCTGAAGCTAAAAAAGTAGCAAAACTATTAGCAGAACAAGGTTATACTCAACCTATTGAGCAAAAAGTAAAAGTTCTTGGTAAAGATGCATTAGGAATGTTCTACGTAGGAACAGACCAGATGTTAACCGGAAAATATATCTCCGAGCATGATAAGAAAATTGCAGACAAATTAGCAAATGTAATGGTAGGTGGAAATCTATCTGAACCAACAGTTGTTACTGAGCAATACCTATTGAATCTTGAAAGAGAAACATTCCTTCAGCTTTGTGGTGAAAGAAAAACTTTAGAGAGAATTCAGTATATGTTACAAAACGGGAAACCGTTGAGAAACTAA
- a CDS encoding MarR family winged helix-turn-helix transcriptional regulator gives MDNNKEKIENVDLILKQTWLAVSKMYTELAQEHDSTAVQALTLLKIDPKEGTRSTNLGPKMAIEPTSLTRIIKLLEDNGYIYKEKTTTDKREVIIKLTDKGLNSRNMSKEVVVNFNKKVMEKISPEKMDAFKEVMTEIMKIANELLNNRK, from the coding sequence ATGGATAATAATAAGGAAAAAATAGAAAACGTAGATTTAATTTTAAAACAGACCTGGTTGGCTGTTTCTAAAATGTACACAGAATTGGCTCAGGAACATGACTCCACCGCAGTACAGGCACTTACCCTTCTTAAAATTGATCCCAAAGAAGGTACACGAAGTACGAATCTTGGACCCAAAATGGCCATAGAACCCACTTCCCTGACGAGAATTATTAAACTTCTTGAAGATAACGGCTATATCTATAAGGAAAAAACCACCACAGATAAACGGGAGGTGATTATTAAGCTTACAGATAAAGGCTTAAACTCCAGAAATATGTCTAAGGAAGTTGTTGTCAACTTTAACAAAAAGGTAATGGAGAAAATTAGTCCTGAAAAGATGGATGCTTTTAAAGAAGTGATGACTGAGATCATGAAAATAGCTAATGAACTCTTAAACAACAGAAAATAA
- a CDS encoding ABC transporter ATP-binding protein, with amino-acid sequence MHLQIKQANIGYNKTLISNADAELRLGDVCLLIGNNGVGKTTLIKSILHQIPLLNGEILINNKNVKKLSVKEIAENIAIVFSKSVVPQHYTVEDLISLGKYIYYPFYFELKKEDREEVAHIIEELDLGQYKYTLLKNLSDGNLQKAFIGRAITQNSPVIILDEPTTHLDEKNKIIILKTLRKLAKEQNKIILFSSHDWRLAKEFADKIWYVKDSLLHSGIVEDILLQHDELTNASLFQIHENFIPPSISAPQVQKEMLYSLLQKNFSKDLSSLNFEFQNSFWVITNDSGQQQCESFEEIINFIGNIY; translated from the coding sequence ATGCACCTACAAATCAAACAAGCTAATATCGGATATAATAAAACATTAATTTCAAATGCTGATGCAGAATTGAGGCTTGGTGATGTATGCTTACTGATTGGAAATAATGGAGTAGGAAAAACAACTTTAATTAAATCTATTCTTCATCAGATCCCTTTGTTGAATGGAGAAATTTTAATTAATAATAAGAATGTAAAGAAACTTTCTGTAAAAGAAATTGCGGAGAATATTGCTATTGTATTTTCAAAATCAGTTGTTCCACAGCATTATACGGTGGAAGATCTGATCTCATTGGGAAAATATATCTACTACCCTTTTTATTTTGAATTAAAAAAGGAAGACCGTGAAGAAGTAGCCCATATTATTGAAGAGCTTGATCTCGGACAATATAAATATACACTCCTTAAGAACCTTTCGGACGGAAACCTTCAGAAAGCATTTATCGGCCGGGCTATCACCCAAAACTCCCCTGTTATTATTCTGGACGAACCCACTACCCATCTGGATGAAAAAAATAAGATCATTATTCTTAAAACCCTTAGGAAATTAGCTAAAGAGCAGAACAAAATCATTCTTTTCTCCTCACACGACTGGCGGTTGGCTAAAGAGTTTGCCGATAAAATATGGTATGTAAAAGACTCACTGCTTCATTCAGGAATTGTGGAGGATATTTTGCTTCAACATGATGAACTTACCAATGCATCATTATTTCAAATACACGAGAATTTTATTCCGCCAAGTATCTCTGCACCGCAGGTTCAGAAAGAAATGCTGTATTCTTTACTTCAAAAAAACTTCTCAAAAGACCTTTCTTCCCTTAATTTTGAATTCCAGAACAGTTTTTGGGTAATCACTAACGATTCCGGCCAACAACAATGCGAATCTTTTGAAGAAATCATAAATTTCATTGGAAACATTTATTAA
- a CDS encoding TlpA family protein disulfide reductase, with protein MKKIILSTLILTALYSCKKETAKTEDNTAVTDSTAVTQNTPDRAATYIPKELSPENVGQQLAKNNDTLYVTNFFATWCGPCMKEIPSFKNKMQELKDKPVKFTFINLDDKADWDTAVKDFVVENDLGANVILLDGQKLDPNFFSKNFKQWDGGSIPFTFMRKGDKTDEFLGMMTEEALNSKIDAFLK; from the coding sequence ATGAAGAAGATAATTTTATCCACGTTGATCCTGACAGCTCTTTACAGCTGTAAAAAAGAAACTGCAAAAACTGAAGACAACACTGCGGTTACAGATTCAACTGCCGTTACTCAAAATACACCGGATCGAGCGGCTACATATATTCCTAAAGAACTTTCTCCTGAAAATGTAGGTCAACAATTAGCTAAAAATAATGACACATTATATGTTACCAACTTTTTTGCAACATGGTGCGGCCCTTGTATGAAGGAAATCCCAAGTTTTAAAAATAAAATGCAGGAATTAAAAGATAAACCTGTAAAGTTTACATTCATAAACCTGGATGATAAAGCAGACTGGGATACTGCTGTAAAAGATTTTGTAGTAGAAAACGATCTTGGAGCTAATGTTATTTTACTGGATGGCCAAAAACTGGATCCAAATTTCTTTTCTAAGAACTTTAAACAATGGGATGGCGGTTCTATTCCTTTTACTTTCATGAGAAAAGGAGATAAAACAGATGAATTCTTAGGAATGATGACTGAAGAAGCATTAAACTCTAAAATAGATGCTTTTCTAAAATAA
- a CDS encoding acetyl-CoA C-acyltransferase, whose product MKTAYIVKGFRSAVGKAPKGSLRFTRPDVMAATVIEKLMAELPQLDKNRIDDLIVGNAMPEAEQGLNVARLISLMGLNTDKVPGVTVNRYCASGSEAIAIASAKIQAGMADCIIAGGTESMSYIPMGGYKPVPETDIAKTNPDYYWGMGYTAEEVAKQYNISREEQDQFAFESHMKALKANQEGKFANQIVPIPVEYNFLDENQKLQTKKFDFSVDEGPRADTSLAGLAKLRPVFANGGSVTAGNSSQMSDGAAFVMVMSEEMVKELGLEPEARLVAYAAAGLEPRIMGMGPIYAIPKALKQAGLELKDIELIELNEAFASQSVAIKKELGLNPDILNVNGGAIALGHPLGCTGTKLTVQLLDEMRKRGNKYGMVSMCVGTGQGAASIFELL is encoded by the coding sequence ATGAAAACAGCATACATCGTAAAAGGATTCAGATCAGCAGTAGGAAAAGCACCAAAAGGTTCCCTGCGCTTTACACGTCCTGACGTAATGGCAGCTACCGTTATTGAAAAATTAATGGCTGAGCTTCCGCAATTGGATAAAAACAGAATTGATGACCTTATCGTAGGAAATGCAATGCCTGAGGCAGAGCAAGGGTTAAACGTAGCCCGTCTGATTTCCTTAATGGGTTTAAACACAGATAAAGTTCCTGGAGTAACTGTAAACAGATACTGTGCTTCAGGAAGTGAGGCCATTGCTATTGCTTCTGCAAAAATCCAGGCAGGAATGGCTGATTGCATCATCGCTGGAGGTACAGAATCTATGTCTTATATCCCAATGGGCGGTTATAAGCCGGTTCCTGAGACCGATATCGCAAAAACAAACCCTGATTACTACTGGGGAATGGGTTACACTGCTGAAGAAGTAGCAAAACAATACAATATTAGCAGAGAAGAACAGGATCAGTTTGCCTTTGAATCACATATGAAAGCTTTAAAAGCAAACCAGGAAGGTAAATTTGCCAACCAGATCGTTCCGATCCCAGTAGAATATAATTTCTTAGATGAAAATCAGAAACTTCAGACTAAAAAATTCGATTTCTCTGTGGATGAAGGGCCAAGAGCAGATACTTCCCTTGCTGGTTTAGCTAAACTTAGACCGGTATTTGCTAATGGAGGAAGCGTAACTGCCGGGAACTCTTCTCAGATGAGTGACGGAGCAGCTTTCGTAATGGTAATGAGTGAGGAAATGGTAAAAGAATTAGGATTAGAGCCTGAAGCAAGATTAGTAGCTTATGCTGCAGCCGGACTGGAGCCAAGAATCATGGGAATGGGACCTATTTATGCTATCCCAAAAGCGTTGAAACAAGCCGGCCTTGAATTAAAAGATATTGAGTTAATTGAACTTAACGAAGCATTTGCATCACAATCAGTTGCGATCAAGAAAGAATTAGGTTTAAATCCAGACATCTTAAACGTAAATGGAGGAGCCATTGCCCTTGGCCACCCGCTTGGATGTACAGGAACCAAACTGACAGTTCAGCTTCTTGATGAAATGAGAAAGCGTGGCAACAAATATGGAATGGTTTCTATGTGCGTAGGAACCGGACAGGGAGCGGCAAGTATTTTTGAATTGTTATAG
- the tnpA gene encoding IS200/IS605 family transposase, which yields MANTYTQIYIQIVFAVKGRQNLISKENRDELHQFITGIISNRNQRLFAVFAMPDHVHILVSMNPTLAVSDLVRDIKAGSSKFINEKRWVNGKFNWQEGYGAFSYSKSSVDSVVKYILNQEEHHKKKTFREEYLDFMSKFEIEYDPKYLFEWIND from the coding sequence ATGGCAAATACCTATACTCAGATTTATATTCAAATTGTTTTCGCTGTAAAAGGAAGACAAAATCTGATTTCAAAAGAAAACAGAGACGAATTACATCAGTTTATTACAGGTATTATTTCCAATAGAAACCAAAGATTATTCGCAGTTTTTGCAATGCCTGACCATGTCCATATTCTTGTAAGTATGAATCCGACACTTGCGGTTTCAGATTTAGTAAGAGATATTAAAGCAGGTTCTTCAAAATTCATCAATGAAAAAAGATGGGTAAATGGAAAATTCAATTGGCAGGAAGGATACGGAGCTTTTTCTTATTCTAAAAGCAGTGTTGATTCTGTTGTAAAGTATATTTTAAATCAGGAAGAACATCATAAAAAGAAAACTTTTAGAGAAGAATATCTGGATTTTATGTCAAAATTTGAGATAGAATATGATCCAAAATATTTATTTGAATGGATTAATGATTAA
- a CDS encoding FecCD family ABC transporter permease, translating into MSKRFKILCLLLAIAIIGGAIINLNTGFLSLSFQDFFQDSAQSQIAEIRINRVLIMLLAGISIPTSGFLMQEYFQNPLAGPDILGITSVASLSVAFYIFFSHNILIPEFLQNSFLSLAAIGGSLLLMLILLSMSNKFQDKSYLIIFGFLVSAFAGAIVSLLQFYAENQSLKNYILWSFGANNMVTRNQIYVLSVLVLIGLFFCFRSIKPLIGNSLGSSYAQSLGVNLKHLKLLIIGASSLLSASITAFLGPILFIGIIVPHFCRLIYNPSKLWQQWILNMFLGMLIMLFFSVIAEKTQIPLNVISSIFGIPVILLMLLKQNKV; encoded by the coding sequence ATGTCAAAAAGATTTAAAATCCTGTGTTTATTATTGGCCATTGCCATCATTGGAGGCGCAATTATTAATTTGAACACAGGATTTTTAAGTTTAAGCTTTCAGGATTTCTTTCAGGATTCTGCACAAAGCCAAATTGCTGAAATTCGTATCAACAGAGTTCTTATTATGCTTTTGGCTGGAATTTCAATTCCTACTTCCGGTTTTCTGATGCAGGAATATTTTCAAAACCCATTAGCTGGGCCTGATATTCTTGGAATAACTTCTGTTGCCAGCTTATCTGTGGCATTTTATATTTTCTTTTCCCATAATATTCTGATTCCCGAATTCCTGCAAAACAGTTTTCTGAGTTTAGCAGCTATTGGAGGAAGTTTATTACTGATGCTGATCCTTTTATCCATGTCTAATAAATTTCAGGATAAATCTTACCTGATTATTTTCGGGTTTCTGGTGTCTGCTTTTGCCGGAGCTATTGTTTCTCTGTTACAGTTTTATGCTGAGAATCAAAGTCTGAAAAACTATATTTTATGGTCTTTCGGTGCCAATAATATGGTCACCAGAAATCAGATTTATGTATTATCAGTTTTAGTATTGATAGGATTATTTTTCTGTTTCAGATCCATAAAACCATTAATAGGAAACTCCTTAGGGTCTTCATATGCACAAAGTTTAGGAGTTAACCTAAAACACTTAAAGCTGCTAATAATAGGAGCTTCTTCCCTACTTTCAGCTTCTATTACTGCTTTTTTAGGGCCTATTCTGTTTATCGGAATCATTGTTCCTCATTTTTGCAGACTGATTTACAATCCTTCAAAATTATGGCAGCAATGGATCTTAAATATGTTCCTGGGAATGCTGATAATGTTATTTTTCTCTGTGATTGCCGAAAAAACTCAAATTCCATTGAACGTGATAAGCTCTATATTCGGAATTCCTGTGATCCTGCTGATGCTTTTAAAACAAAATAAAGTGTAG
- a CDS encoding GxxExxY protein: protein MTENELSKIVFDAGLKIHKKLGSGLFEHVYEECMFYELTKSGFTVEKQKLLPIIYEELKIENAFRLDMIIENKVILEIKTVDYISSIHKAQLLTYLKMTHCKLGMLLNFQSDVFKNGITRVVNHL from the coding sequence ATGACAGAAAATGAATTATCAAAAATTGTTTTTGATGCAGGTTTAAAGATTCATAAAAAGCTTGGATCAGGATTATTTGAGCATGTTTATGAGGAATGTATGTTCTATGAATTAACAAAGTCAGGTTTTACTGTAGAAAAACAAAAGCTACTTCCAATTATTTATGAAGAATTAAAAATTGAAAATGCTTTCAGGCTCGACATGATTATAGAAAACAAAGTCATCTTAGAAATAAAAACTGTTGATTATATCAGTTCAATTCATAAAGCACAACTTTTAACGTATTTAAAAATGACTCATTGTAAACTAGGAATGTTACTCAATTTTCAATCAGATGTTTTCAAGAATGGAATTACCAGAGTTGTCAATCATTTATAA